The following nucleotide sequence is from Triticum dicoccoides isolate Atlit2015 ecotype Zavitan chromosome 7B, WEW_v2.0, whole genome shotgun sequence.
TTCAAGGCCCAAGAGTAGATGTACTATATAGAATTTCTCATGAGCTAGCTGGGTGGGCCATAGCATGGGCTGGTCCTAactaaacccgggcatgggcagcccggcccgaaaaacccgggccgggccgggctgggCTTGACACTCGAGccgggctcgggctttgttttgcagcccgaaaggtagttcgggccgggctcgggcttctctttttctatttctcgagccgggctttcgggcttcgggccgggcttgcatGTACACGTACTAAAAAACAGCGTTCGGGTCGGGCTTTCGGGCTTCAGGCTTGATTTCGGGCTGGGCTCGGGCTTGAAATCatggagtatttcgggcttcggaccgggctcgggcttgagaaatgaaggtcgggcttttacaagcccggcccgaaacctGGTCCGACCCGACGTTTGCCCAGGTTTAGTCCTAACGTAGCTTCGCCCTAGACGTCACCACTGTTGTTTCGGAAGATTAGATCTGACTGCACGATCCATTTGCAAAAGTCGTCTATCAAAGCCAAACGAATCTACAAGATAATCATCACGAGGGACTGCGCGCCTCTGTCGCTCCACTTGCGTGACGCCAACCCATCTGGAACGACGCGCCACTGTTGTTTCGAAAGATTAGATCTAACTGCACGATCCATTTGCAAAAGTCATCTATCAAAGCCAAACCAATCTACAAGATAATCATCACAAGGGACTGCGCGCCTCTCCCGCTCCGCTTGCGTGACGCCAACCCATCTAGAACGACGCACCACTGTTGTTTTGAAAGATTAGACCTAANNNNNNNNNNNNNNNNNNNNNNNNNNNNNNNNNNNNNNNNNNNNNNNNNNNNNNNNNNNNNNNNNNNNNNNNNNNNNNNNNNNNNNNNNNNNNNNNNNNNNNNNNNNNNNNNNNNNNNNNNNNNNNNNNNNNNNNNNNNNNNNNNNNNNNNNNNNNNNNNNNNNNNNNNNNNNNNNNNNNNNNNNNNNNNNNNNNNNNNNNNNNNNNNNNNNNNNNNNNNNNNNNNNNNNNNNNNNNNNNNNNNNNNNNNNNNNNNNNNNNNNNNNNNNNNNNNNNNNNNNNNNNNNNNNNNNNNNNNNNNNNNNNNNNNNNNNNNNNNNNNNNNNNNNNNTGCCGCTCCGCTTGCTTGACGCCAACCCATCTGGAACAACGCGCCACTGTTGTTTCGAACGATTAGATCTGGCTACACTATCCATTTGCAAAAGTCATCTATCAGAGCCAAACCAATCTACAAGATAACCTTCACGAGGGACTACACGCCTCTGTCGCTCCGCTTGCGTGACGCCAACCCATCTGGAGCGACGTGACATTGTTGTTTCGGAAGATTAGATCTGACTGCACGATCCATTTGCAAAAGTCGTCTATCAAAGCCAAACCAATCTACAAGATAATCATCATGAGGGACTGCGCGCCTCTGTCGCCCCGCTTGCGTGACGCCAACCCATCTGGAACGACGCGCCGAAAGTCAGAGGATTTCATGTCTATCCTGGTGCGCTCCAGAAGGATCGCTTACGCATAACCTTCCGTTTCGACTTTCTCGCATTATCTATCTACAAAGCTGCAACGGACGCCTCATCGCCGCCCGTTTCGACCCCCTGTATTATCTATCCGCAAAGCTACAACGTCCGCCCCATCGCCGCCTGCTTTCACGCTGAATTAAACTAGGCCATAGTATACAGCTTTGTCATGTGATTCACACGCACGTTTTGGTCGCAATTCGGTGGGGATAAGATAATAATAAGAAAAATAATGAGATGAGACCCCTTTAATCCACAAGAGGAGGCAGTTTATTTTCTGCCATAATTTTGTTTCCCAAGAAAACCCATGGCAGCCCTGAATTTCCTGGTGAAGTCCACGCCGTCTGTGTAGGGCGGGTGTGTGCGCGGAGTAGAATGACTGTCCGGTGGGGGCAGTAACCCAATCCTCTGACCGGCTTGTCGCGCTCTGGCGGCAGCCACTTTAATGGCCCCGAGGCGACACCTGTCCCTCCCCTCACCTCGCCGCCGCGATCGCCTCCCGCAAAGCCGCACCAACTCCGCACCAGCACGCCCCCCGATGCTCCCCTTCCCCCCGCTCCGCCTATTCTAAACCAAAAATCTTGCCTTTCTGTAAACTAGATTTCCCCTTGCTAATTCGGGTATTATACCGCCGGCTAATCACACTGTCCCGCCTGTCGCCTGCCCCCTTGTTTATAAGCCCAGCCCCCCCTCCCTTGCCTTCTTTGTCGGTCGCCTTTGTGTTTGTGGGATAGAGTCGCCGAGAGAGACCGGCGGAGGAATTTTCGCTgccggtagagagagagagagagagatcttggGGGAATTCGgcggggagggtgtgtgtgtgaggAGGAGGGATGGAGATGCCGGGAGGGAGCGGCGGGGCCGGCGCGCTGGCCAGGCAGGGGTCGATCTACTCGCTCACCTTCGACGAATTCCAGAGCGCGCTCGGCGGCGCCGGCAAGGACTTCGGGTCCATGAACATGGACGAGCTGCTCCGCAACATCTGGACGGCGGAGGAGTCCAACGCCATCGCGGCCACCCTGACGCCGGCCACCACGGCCGTCCCGACATCCAATGTCGACGCccagcccccgccgccgccgccgctgcagccgcAGCAGCAGGCCATCCTGCGCCAGGGCTCCATGACGCTGCCCCGCACGCTCAGCCAGATGACGGTCGACGAGGTTTGGCGCGACATCATGGGCTTCTGCGACGAGGAGCCGCCGGCGCcccccgcgccggcgccggcgcaggcGCAGGCGGAGGCCCAGGCGCAGCGGCAGCAGACCCTGGGGCGGATGACGCTGGAGGAGTTCCTGGTGCGGGCCGGCGTGGTGCGGGAGGACATGGGGGGCCAGACCGTCGTCGTGCCGGCGCGGGCGCAGGCTCTGTTCCCTCAGGGCAATGTGGTCGCGCCGACCATGCAGGTGGCGAACGGGGTGGTGCACGGAGTCGTCGGGCAGGGGCCTGGCGTAGCGATGACGGTGGCGGCGCCGACCACGCCCGGCGTGCTGAACGGGTTCGGGAAGATGGAGGGCGGGGATCTCTCGTCGCTGTCGCCGGTGCCGTATCCCTTCGACACCGTGACGAGGGCGAGGAAGGGGCCTACCGTCGAGAAGGTGGTGGAGAGGAGGCAGAGGCGCATGATCAAGAACCGGGAGTCCGCTGCCAGGTCCCGCCAGAGGAAGCAGGTGAAGCTCTCGTTCTTCAGCCTCAGTGGTGTACCTATCCATCATCATACGCCTTTTGCTTAACTAATCTGAAATACTATCTGAAACCGAACCCAGGTTCACAGGGTGTCTATATTGGGTATGCCCCTCCGTCATGTTGTAGTACTTTATTCGTTGATGTGATCTGACACTTCCATTTTAGCTGCTAGATAATAGTTCATCCCTGAGTAGCCCCTGCAAATAGCAAGTTGGAGTTGTTAACAGTGTGAAACCCAAGATGAGAAGAATCTATGTGGATCGTCATTCAAGTCGACCCTCTCAGATTCAGGAAGATAATGGATAACTTTGTTCATTCCGGAAATGAAGTTTAGGCATTGCAGCATTGTGGGTCTTCTCATCTCTTCCATCTGCTATCGCGATGGTAGGGAGGAGGATGAGAAGCATAGTTACTTTCTGGTGAACTTTGTCTTAGGCTAAGCAGGTAGCATTGTATGCCTCTTTATGCACCATTTCTATATGGCCTATAAAATTCTATGTTGTGAGCACAGCAAGCTCTATTTGATAGGACTGACCGATGGCAAATAGTTTCAGATGATTCCATTTATTGTTGTCATCTAACCATATCACAGTTTGTATACACCTAAGTTTGAACCGTCTGATGTATGGCAGGCTTATATCATGGAGTTGGAAGCCGAGGTAGCAAAACTGAAGGAGAACAATGAGGCATTGCAGAAAAAACAGGTATACATAAAATTGCTTTAATGACTATATGCACATTGTTTATTTACTAACCTTGCAATTCTAATCAGTTAGTAGTACTTTGTTGATTTCTTGACTCTagaaagttctaatattgcttgctgcaattgccatatttgtctgcttgTTTGGTAGTATCATCTATGCTTTTTTAGTTCTCCCCAAATGATGCTTATTGCTGTCATGAGTCATGATTGTTGTCACAACCAGCATTTTTGTAATGCCTGGTCGTTCTGGTATATGTTTTGCACAGCATTGACTGACTTGAGTATGACTTGAATAATCGTTGGAGGCTGCATAAAAATAATCTTTTTAAGTTTAAATATTCTGTTGTTAAATCAATCTCGTAACATTGTTGTTTTGGCTACCATGCCTTGCGTTTGCTACTTCTACTCATCTTTGGTGCACTCAACTGTTTTTACTAGCAGATTGTTATCTCTTGATTATGAAATATACATTCCACACTGTATCATATTTTGTGTGATTAATAGAACTTGAGGTTCACTATGTTTCACATGCATGTCTTTCGTTATCTATATGTTGTTAGTTATCACATTTTTTACATTTTAGTTATCACTTCTTTGATTTGAAAAAATgaatgaacattttagtttgactTCAACATAAAGGTGTGGACTTTACAGTAGATCCGCTGGTTACATTAAGTTATCATACATTTTCCTTCTGAATTTCTGATTCATGCTTTAAAGAGCTACATTCACTTTTGTTATGCTTTTAATACGCAGGTGGAAATGCTACAGAAGCAAAAGGATGAGGTAATAACATTTGCAGAAAATATTTTTTGTTACTAATATCCATTGTGTTTGGTCTGATTGTTGTGGAAGTAGTACCATGCAGCCCTGTTATTTACATCTCATTCTGATCACTAATGCTCTTCGTCTATTTGGATTTATCACTGCTGCAAACTACAGTTTTGTTGGTTGAATTGCAAAAGAGTGCAAGATGGTTTTCCATAAGTTCATCTATCTAGCCTGTTAGCCTCATACATTGTTGATACTAGGTGTCAAGTGCCACAATGACAGCCGTATTAGTCATGCATGCATAGTTGCATACATTCAAAATCTTTTATATATAAAATATGCACTCAACCTGTTATTCCAAGACTTCGTGTCTGGATGGCTGTGAGTTGGATTTGAAAGACACTTGTTTTAATATACTGGTTTAGATATCGGCAACTTATAAAATACTAGTTCCAAAGTAAGCCATGGGAAATTCATTTGATGTAGCATCAAGAAATGTGGAGATGACTGATTGGATTTCAATCTGGGGTTAGGAAAATGTTTCCAGGTGACTCGGATTATAATACAAAAATCCCTTATTGTTCATTGGTCCTGTTCTCAGCCTTAAACTCAGTTTTTCCAGTAACTGGTGAGGGTACCTAGTTTGAGAATATGCCCAATATACAGCCTAACAAATAGACATAGTTTAAATATCTAGGGCGATTGGCAGTTGCACTCTTGACTCTTTTGATGTCAACTACTACTCTTTGCCTTGGTGGTTCTGTTTAAGATTCAAAAGTTCTATTGCCATTACCTAGGAGCATTAAGAGATTGTAGGACTTAAGTTACAACAGAACATTTGAAACCATGATTCCGAAGTTCCATAAACCTGGGCACAAAGAAGCCAAGAGGGCCATGCTCTCATAACATGTCAGTGCTTTTTGGCTGGTCCTCATCTTG
It contains:
- the LOC119338290 gene encoding bZIP transcription factor 46-like; amino-acid sequence: MEMPGGSGGAGALARQGSIYSLTFDEFQSALGGAGKDFGSMNMDELLRNIWTAEESNAIAATLTPATTAVPTSNVDAQPPPPPPLQPQQQAILRQGSMTLPRTLSQMTVDEVWRDIMGFCDEEPPAPPAPAPAQAQAEAQAQRQQTLGRMTLEEFLVRAGVVREDMGGQTVVVPARAQALFPQGNVVAPTMQVANGVVHGVVGQGPGVAMTVAAPTTPGVLNGFGKMEGGDLSSLSPVPYPFDTVTRARKGPTVEKVVERRQRRMIKNRESAARSRQRKQAYIMELEAEVAKLKENNEALQKKQVEMLQKQKDEVIERIEKQLGPKAKRFCLRRTLTGPW